The DNA sequence AACATTCAAGCCAAGCCCGACATGTACGTTTGAAGGAATTGCAGTGGAAGAAGCTGTTAGCGTCATCGTCGAATGGATGGGTAGCCGTCATGGCTTTTCTGATAGACGACCGCCGCCGTATGGATGGGTGTGGGTTGTCATAGTAGCTGTATGGATAGGCGGCTGGCTGACAGCCCAGGAGCTGAGGGGTAGAAAGGAACGGCTTGATAGCCAAACCACGTTGGCGCTGGTCGACCATGAGCTTTCCGCAACTGCGCTGGTGAAAAAGGACGGGACGTTAACCAAGCACTCAGCTCGCCTGAAATTCGATCAGCAGGCCTATGTATTGGACGTGAAGGTCACCGGCAGCACTACAGCGGTAAAGCTGATCCATGAAAGACTGGCCACGTTACCCGAGGTAGAAGCGTTTCTAAGCAGCGAAACGATATTCATCCTGTCAGATTTCAAGGCTACTACTCCCGCCTCGGTTGCTTGATCTTTCTGGCTGGCGGTGAGTCCCCAAAAAGCAGACCGCGGAAAAAGGGGACAGATCTATTAATCGCCCCTCCGCTGGAGGAAAGGGCGTTCATTCAACGCTACCTATCACTCTTACTTCAGGCACCCCGTTCGCTTAATCACGAGGTCTCATGACATGAACCAATCGTTTTCTGTGCTCCCCCAACGTTTTGTGATTGCACGGTTAGAGCCAAATACTGACCTGCCGAGTGCTGTGTTGGCATCACCAGATTTCTTTTCGATCACTCGGATGGGCGATGAGCTCTCGATTGTCTGCGCTGAGGGTGTCGCAACCGGTTCAACCCGAGTGGATGGGCCTTGGCGTGCGATCAAAGTACAAGGGCCGTTTGCCTTTGACCAAACAGGGATTCTGGCGTCCTTCCTTGATCCGCTCGCGGCTGCTGGCGTTGGCATTTTCGCGATAAGCACGTTCGATACGGACTACATATTGGTCAAGTCGGAGAATCTGGATAAAGCGGTAGACGCTTTGAAAGAAGCCGGACACCAGCTCTTGGGAGAATGAAGGTAAGAGGGCAGAGCGATCCGCCTGCCCGACGCTTGCCTAGCTACACCCCGTCACTTTGTTCGGCATAAATCAGTCTTCAATCCCAAGGTAAGAACCCATGCAGCTAACGTCACTCCTTGTCCCAACTTACACGCAGATGCTCAAGACACTCGCCGGGTGGCTGAGGAAAGCGCAGGCCCAGCTACCGGAAGCAGAGGCGCAGGCGCTGTTATCCGCGCGGTTGGCGCCCGACATGTATCCGCTGTCCACTCAGGTTCGCTTTGCCTGTGTCCAGGCGCGAGAGGCCATGTGTCGGTTGCGGGGCGAGGCGCTCCCGCCTGCTATCAACGAGCTATTGAACGAGGGGCGTCAGGCTGTCAAAAGCCCCGGATCGCTCGCTGAGGCCTATGCCCGGATCGATGAAACGGTCGCGCTGCTCAACCGCCTCGCAGCCGATGCGCTCGATGTAGAGGGGAATGAGCCCATCGCCCATGAACTCCCGAACGGGATGGTCTTGGATCTGACCGCAGACCAATACGCCCGTGACTGGACGCTGGGTCAGTTCTACTTCCACGTCATGACCGCCTATTCGATCTTGCGCAAGGAAGGCATCAATCTCGGCAAGGCGGACTACGTGGCGCACATGCTGCCCTATGTCCGTCCGGAAACGATTCCAAAGGGTTAACGAACCAATCCCGACCGAACGCCACTCCCCGAGGCGACCATGACTCAGATTGCCCAGACGCCTGCACCGCCGTACTACGCCGTCATCTTCACATCGCTTCGGGCCGAGGGCGATCAGGTACGGCGCGATGGCGGGCGAATGCTGGAATTGGCGGCATTGCAGCCGGGCTTTCTCGGCGTTGAGTCTGCCCGCGATGGTGTGGGAATCACGGTTTCGTACTGGGCGAACCTGAAGGCAATCGATCCGCTCTCTTTGTGGCTCAGCCGTTCGGCACGACCTCGTAGGGCGTATTGCTGAAAAAGATGTTGCGCCAGTCCGAGCGCCATTGAGGGATGCTCAGGGTAAAGCCTTGGGTGCGCTTGTCGAAGGCGATCCATGCCACGCCCAGGCTTTGGTTGTCTTCGCTCGTCCGCATGTCCACTGAGCGCGTGGTAAAGAGCGGGCTGCGAAATACTTTCGACCGGTCCGCACGGTCGACGATGCGCAGATACGACAGGCCACCACCAGGGACCAGCAAGCCCTGTACCGGCACGCTTTCGATTAAATGGCCACCTTGCGGGCTGACTTGCGAAACCGACGGCGGCG is a window from the Pseudomonas sp. MTM4 genome containing:
- a CDS encoding ACT domain-containing protein, with the protein product MNQSFSVLPQRFVIARLEPNTDLPSAVLASPDFFSITRMGDELSIVCAEGVATGSTRVDGPWRAIKVQGPFAFDQTGILASFLDPLAAAGVGIFAISTFDTDYILVKSENLDKAVDALKEAGHQLLGE
- a CDS encoding DUF1993 family protein, which codes for MQLTSLLVPTYTQMLKTLAGWLRKAQAQLPEAEAQALLSARLAPDMYPLSTQVRFACVQAREAMCRLRGEALPPAINELLNEGRQAVKSPGSLAEAYARIDETVALLNRLAADALDVEGNEPIAHELPNGMVLDLTADQYARDWTLGQFYFHVMTAYSILRKEGINLGKADYVAHMLPYVRPETIPKG